A section of the Humulus lupulus chromosome 2, drHumLupu1.1, whole genome shotgun sequence genome encodes:
- the LOC133819822 gene encoding cell division control protein 48 homolog C-like: MGKKFSGRRGGGSSLSQSKRNMLLRRVDSFKHFHSSTLDEIVDHLRSSYPDYKRSQLQPFTRFVQQTLDSTPRRPKNPSLIFDDECGGTSTSSRKKPKKGAPDESEERLRRLEEVHVARIRQSGQDSSSESEEPSSSEEGSGESDEVTSEDAVYGEQMEPKFDLMKAMLRESYKDPNSATAKSKVVEKEKNIEMELPDREKVGFSSDGRAPNRLPNESKKEAKGSSSVTDVEVKGNDGPRFKDLGGMKEVLEELEMEVIVPLYHPQLPRWLGVRPMAGILLHGPPGCGKTKLAHAIANETGVPFYKISATEIVSGVSGASEENIRELFLKAQRTAPSIVFIDEIDAIASKRENLQREMERRIVTQLMTCMDESHRLVKPTDENTESQSHGYVLVIGATNRPDAVDSALRRPGRFDREIVLGVPDENARAEILSVLTRDLRVEGSFDLLKIARATPGFVGADLAALANKAGNLAMKRILDERKSKLSRNCIDEEYNEGWWKEPWLPEEMERLNITMADFEESVKLVQPSSRREGFSAIPNVKWEDVGGLDLLRQEFDRYVVRRIKHPEEYEGFGVELETGFLLYGPPGCGKTLIAKAVANEAGANFIHIKGPELLNKYVGESELAVRTLFRRARTCSPCILFFDEVDALTTKRGREGGWVVERLLNQLLIELDGADQRRGVFVIGATNRPEVMDNALLRPGRFGKLLYVPLPSSDERGSILKALARKKPVDASVDLNAIGRMEACENFSGADLSSLVNEAAMAALEEKLTTTEARSEGAVCTIKTPHFELALTKLSPSVNVKQKQYYKILSESFQSG, translated from the exons ATGGGGAAGAAGTTCTCCGGCAGAAGAGGAGGAGGCAGTTCCCTCTCTCAATCAAAGCGAAACATGCTCCTCCGTCGCGTCGATTCCTTCAAGCACTTCCATTCCTCCACCCTCGACGAAATCGTCGATCATCTCCGTTCCTCTTACCCTGATTACAAGCGTTCCCAGCTCCAACCTTTCACCAGGTTCGTCCAACAAACCCTAGACTCCACACCCCGCCGCCCCAAGAACCCATCTTTGATCTTCGACGACGAATGTGGTGGAACGAGCACCTCCTCCCGTAAGAAGCCTAAGAAGGGGGCTCCTGATGAGAGCGAGGAGAGATTGCGACGGTTGGAGGAAGTTCATGTAGCCAGGATTCGGCAGAGCGGTCAAGACAGTTCGTCTGAGTCGGAGGAGCCTTCGTCGTCGGAGGAAGGGTCTGGCGAGAGCGATGAGGTGACCTCGGAGGACGCTGTCTATGGGGAGCAGATGGAGCCGAAGTTTGACCTTATGAAAGCGATGCTTCGGGAGTCGTATAAGGATCCTAATAGCGCTACAGCCAAGTCtaaggtggtggagaaggagaagAATATTGAGATGGAGCTTCCTGATCGTGAAAAGGTTGGGTTTTCGAGTGATGGCCGAGCACCAAATAGGTTGCCTAATGAGTCGAAGAAGGAAGCAAAGGGTTCAAGTTCGGTGACGGATGTTGAGGTGAAGGGGAATGATGGTCCGAGGTTTAAGGATTTGGGTGGTATGAAGGAGGTGCTGGAGGAGCTTGAGATGGAAGTTATCGTGCCACTTTACCATCCTCAGCTTCCACGGTGGCTTGGAGTTCGACCCATGGCGGGTATTCTCTTGCATGGTCCTCCGGGCTGTGGCAAGACCAAATTAGCGCACGCCATTGCCAATGAGACTGGAGTACCATTTTACAAGATTTCTGCTACTGAAATCGTCTCTGGTGTCTCAG GTGCATCTGAAGAAAATATAAGGGAGCTTTTCTTGAAAGCACAGAGGACAGCCCCGtcgattgtatttattgatgaaaTTGATGCTATTGCTTCAAAAAGAGAAAATTTACAAAGAGAGATGGAACGGCGAATTGTAACACAACTGATGACTTGCATGGATGAATCTCACAGGCTGGTAAAGCCAACTGATGAAAATACAGAATCACAATCTCATGGTTATGTTCTTGTTATTGGAGCTACTAACAGACCTGATGCTGTTGATTCTGCACTTAGGAGACCTGGGCGTTTTGATCGAGAGATTGTCTTAGGTGTGCCAGATGAAAATGCAAGAGCTGAGATTCTTTCTGTCCTTACTAGAGACCTAAGGGTTGAAGGTTCGTTTGATCTATTGAAAATAGCAAGGGCTACCCCAGGTTTTGTTGGAGCTGATTTGGCTGCGCTGGCTAACAAGGCAGGTAACCTTGCAATGAAAAGAATTCTAGATGAAAGAAAGTCTAAGTTATCAAGAAATTGTATAGATGAGGAGTATAATGAAGGGTGGTGGAAGGAACCTTGGCTTCCAGAAGAAATGGAAAGGCTTAACATCACTATGGCTGATTTTGAG GAATCTGTTAAACTGGTTCAACCTTCTTCAAGAAGAGAAGGATTCTCTGCCATTCCCAATGTAAAATGGGAAGATGTTGGTGGTCTAGATCTTTTGAGGCAAGAGTTCGATCGATATGTTGTTAGGCGTATTAAACATCCTGAGGAATATGAG GGTTTCGGAGTAGAATTAGAGACAGGATTTTTGCTGTATGGGCCTCCAGGATGTGGCAAGACATTGATAGCAAAAGCTGTTGCTAATGAAGCAGGAGCTAACTTCATTCATATTAAG GGTCCTGAACTTTTGAATAAATATGTTGGCGAAAGTGAACTGGCAGTACGGACATTATTTAGACGTGCGAGGACTTGTTCACCATGCATACTTTTCTTTGATGAG GTGGATGCCTTGACAACCAAGCGCGGAAGAGAAGGTGGATGGGTTGTTGAGCGGCTCCTGAACCAG CTACTCATAGAGTTAGATGGTGCAGATCAGCGGCGAGGTGTATTTGTAATTGGTGCCACAAATAG ACCTGAAGTTATGGACAATGCTCTTCTCCGGCCTGGAAGGTTCGGCAAGCTTCTCTACGTACCTCTGCCAAGTTCTGATGAACGTGGTTCGATCTTGAAAGCTTTAGCAAGGAAGAAGCCAGTAGATGCTAGTGTGGATTTGAATGCCATTGGACGGATGGAGGCGTGTGAGAATTTTAGTGGCGCCGACCTATCATCACTG GTAAATGAAGCTGCTATGGCTGCTCTTGAAGAGAAACTGACTACAACAGAAGCCAGATCGGAAGGAGCTGTATGTACCATCAAAACACCTCACTTTGAGCTCGCCCTGACTAAATTATCTCCGTCGGTTAATGTCAAG CAAAAACAGTACTACAAGATATTATCAGAGAGCTTCCAATCAGGATGA
- the LOC133819821 gene encoding uncharacterized protein LOC133819821 has product MTRGSQRERDRERAQARTGKGGKNKDDGLTPEQRRERDAKALQEKTAKKAAQGSGGGTSGGNEKSKK; this is encoded by the exons ATGACTC GCGGCAGTCAGAGGGAACGTGATCGGGAAAGGGCTCAGGCTCGGACCGGAAAGGGTGGCAAGAACAAGGACGATGGTTTGACCCCCGAGCAACGTCGAGAAAG GGATGCGAAAGCCCTTCAAGAAAAGACGGCGAAGAAGGCAGCACAGGGCTCGGGTGGGGGCACATCCGGAGGTAACGAAAAGAGTAAgaaataa